From the Paenibacillus tianjinensis genome, the window ATTTCAGCATAATCCAGCGGCTGCATCACATCCTCGCCGTAATACGTAAGTGCCTGCGGCATATCGTAGTGGAAAATAATATCCGGAGCTTTATGCGACGCCAGCAGCTGCTCGAAATCGGTTACTTCACCCTTACGGGTAATTGGCACATAATTGACTTGAATATTGTATTTATCACCGAATTCCTTCTGAACCCAGCGTGTGTAATAGTTATCGCTTACATTCCAGCCCTCGAAAGCACGCTCATAGACCGGAATATCCAGACTGACCTTTTCCTTAAAGCCCTTTGAATAGTCGTTAGAGCTTCCTTCGCTCTGATTATTGGCGGCTGCAGACTCCGCAGGCTTGTTAGACTCAGCATTCTTATTGTTGTTATTTCCCCCGGAGCATCCGGCCAGCATGCCGGCCGTCATGACAGTTGCCATCATTAACGAAACAAATCTTTTTTTGTTCATCGCAATTCCCCCCATTTGAATTTTCGGATTGTAGAATTACTATTTTGGAACATCAGATTACTCCTTGACTGCTCCGAGCATAACTCCCTGAACGAAGTATTTCTGAACAAAGGGATACACGCAGAGAATAGGCAGAGTGGCAAACACAACGACTGATGCTTTAAGTACTTCCGGATTACTGAGTGACACCTGGGTTGCTTCCAGCTGGAAGCTTTCACTTGCCTGAATGACCAGATAATACAGCTTGAGCTGCAGCGGCCGCAGATCCGTTTCATGCTTAATGTAGAACAATGCATCCTGATAAGCATTCCAGCGTCCAACCGCATAGAAGAGTGCCAGTGTCGCCATAATCGGTTTGGACAACGGGAGGACAATACTGAGCAGAATTCGGAAATGCCCGGCACCGTCGATCCGCGCAGATTCTTCCAGACTTACGGGAATACTGCTCGTTAGAGAAGTCTTCATAATCAGCAGATTGAAGGCACTGAACGACAACGGTAAAACCATTGACCATATCGTATCCATCAGTCCCAGATTGTTAATGTTCATGTAGTCCGGGATGATACCTCCACTAAAGTACATCGTGAACAGGAAGATGAAGGTGATTACCCTACGGCCTTTAAACTGTGTTCTGGACAGCGGGTACGCGGCGCAGATGGTCAGGACCATCCCCAGAATGGTGAACAATACGGTCACTATAACCGAGATGTACAGTGAACGAAGGATGCTGGCATCTGCAAATATTTTCTTGTAAGCTTCTATGGTGATCCCCTCAGGCCAAAGAAAGACCTTGTTGGCAATGACAAAGGAGTCAGAACTCAGGGATTTGGACACGACATGCAGAAACGGCAACAAGCACGCTAGTGAAGCAATAATTAGAACGAGGCGGATCAGCAATTCCCAGATGTCCAAACGCCCTTTACGTGGTGCGGCAGGGTTGCCGGTTGATGCGCTCATGGTTTCTCTCCTTTCTTATAATATTCCATCCTCGCCAAGCTTCTTGGCTACGCGGTCAGCCGTTATTACAAGAATAATACCGATGACGGACTGGAATAGCCCGAGCGCTGTCGCACGGCTGAAATTGCCGCTCTCGATCCCCCAACGGTACACCAGGACCGGTATGGTTGTTGTGAATTCTGTGGTGGCCTTGTTCTGCAGAGCGAAGATACGCTCGAATGAGCCCTCCATGACTTTCCCCAGGTTCATGATCAGCAAGGTTACAATGGTCGCACGAATGGAAGGAACGGTAATATTCCATACCTTTCTCCAGCGTCCTGCTCCATCGACGGTAGCCGCTTCATACATCTCCGGGTTAATCCCGCTCATGGCTGCCAAGTAGATAATGGTTCCCCACCCCATACTCTGCCACACACCGATTGCCAGATAGCTGATCAGCCAGTTGGTGTCTTCCTGCAGG encodes:
- a CDS encoding carbohydrate ABC transporter permease; protein product: MSASTGNPAAPRKGRLDIWELLIRLVLIIASLACLLPFLHVVSKSLSSDSFVIANKVFLWPEGITIEAYKKIFADASILRSLYISVIVTVLFTILGMVLTICAAYPLSRTQFKGRRVITFIFLFTMYFSGGIIPDYMNINNLGLMDTIWSMVLPLSFSAFNLLIMKTSLTSSIPVSLEESARIDGAGHFRILLSIVLPLSKPIMATLALFYAVGRWNAYQDALFYIKHETDLRPLQLKLYYLVIQASESFQLEATQVSLSNPEVLKASVVVFATLPILCVYPFVQKYFVQGVMLGAVKE